The genomic window AACTGATCTAGCAGCGCTCTGTTGATGCATCATTACAGGGCTGTGATGGCTCCGTCCTCATTGATCCGAGCCCCGTCAACCCGGACCCCGAGAAGgcctcgccggcgaacggcggcctCCGCGGGATCGACGTGGTGGAGGAGGCCAAGAGGCAGCTGGAGGCCGCGTGCCCCGGCACCGTGTCGTGCGCCGACATCCTCGCCTTCGCCGCACGCGACGCGGCCTACGTCCTCAGCTCCGGGGCGATCAGCTACGACGTCCCCTCGGGCCGCCGCGACGGCCTCACCTCCGACGCGTCCGACGCCAGCCAGAGCCTGCCGCCGCCGTTCGCGCAGCTCGACGACCTCGTCCGCGCCTTCGCCTCCAAGGGCTTCGGCATTGACGAGCTCGTCGCTCTCTCCGGCGCGCACTCCATCGGCCGCGCGCACTGCTCGTCGTTCAGGGACCGGATCCACCCCGCCGTGCACGAGACCATGGACCCGAGCTACGGCGCCGACATGCGGTCGCGGTGCCCCGAGGACGCCGGGGCGGAGGAACGGGTCGCGCAGGACCAGGCGACGTCGGGAGACCTCGACGGCCGGTACTTCGAAAACGTGCTGGCCGGGAGGGTGCTCTTCAACTCGGACCGGGCGCTGATCGACGACGGCGGGACGAGGCGGATGGTGGAGGACAACGCGGGGGACCAAGGGGAGTGGGCGGCCAAGTTCGCTGCCGCCATGCGCAAGATGAGCGAGCTCACGGGCACCGGCGAGGGCGAGATCAGGGAGTTCTGCCACGTGACAAACAGAGGCTAGCGACCGGGGGAATCGTCCATCACAGTCaacttgattttatttatttatttatagcttttgtttttgtatttttttaaggGTTTGTAATTTTTGTTGATACATGTGATTGTGGAAAATCATTTTGGGTGAAAATATCATAGTGACCATAGTAAAAAGGTCCGTGCGTTTTAACGGGATACAAAATCGATGCAAATTTAGTGTGAATCACATCCGTCCGTTGCAATAAGATAGAAAATGGGTGCAAATTTACCGATGACATATTAAAGAGATGTGGCGGATAGTGAAAGACAATGTTGGAGGCCAGTGGGAGTGGGCGGTCAGGTTCACGGCCGCCATGAGGAAGATGAGCAAGCTCAACGGCACCAGCGAGGGCCAGATAACAGAGTTTTGCCACGTGACAAACAAGGGCTAGGGATGGGGGACATCATCTATCACGGTCATCTGGGTATTATTTATTTTCAGATCTGCTAGTTTTTTGTTGGATGAAATCAATTGGTGTTCAACCAGTTTTTTGTACGCCATCTAAATTCCTGCCATTCCCTTTCTTATTAGCTCCGGGCTGGTTGGTTGTTATTGGGCTGCATTTTTTTGAGGAGACCAGTTAATTTGCGCGCATGACGTCTTCTGGCTGAGCGCCCCTTcattttaaaattttcttttctcttcttgtaGCCGCCTtcttctctttccttttttttctagcAGCGATAGCTCAGAGAGATAGACAGGGAGAGACATGGCGATTTGATTTGGATCTCTCCTTCGCTGCTCATTCGAGGGTTTGGCGGTGAGACGCGTGGAGCTCTTCAGATAGTTGTGGTTGGTTTCATCTCTCCTTATCATTGCATCTCTCACCTTTGTTTAATTTATTTTTTCGTTGTTCATGTGTTGTGATGTAGGTTTTGTTGATGCTCCCTCGCTAGATGCATGTGTTAGTTTCTCCGTCATGGTGAAAGACAATGCAGGGAACCAGTGGGAGTGGGCAGCCAAGTTCACAGCCGCCATGAGGAAGATGAGCAAGCTCAACGACATTAGCAAGGGCGAGATCAGAGAGTTTTGCCACGTGACAGACAAGGGCTAGGGACGGGGGACATCGTCTATCAcggtgaaagtgcaatcatgcctttaatcttattttgatgttgatgacaacatgcatatagggactaatcatgtttatcaagtatatctcaggattatgtctcaagggccgtgtgtggatcatgactacggaCAAATATATAGCACCCAAGAGCGGAGATACAAGACAATAGTTTTGGCTCTTTTTCggttgttcttgagtatagggatcccgcactattaagaggggatcgtcgGATATCGTGAAGGACTTGCTCAAAACCCACAAAGTATCCTCTCACAACATCTTTGTTTTATCTCTAATTCTTCCACTATcttgagcacaaaagtttgtgtGATCCTGAGCTAGTGTGCTTTGTTATCACCGGACGTCCGAAATTCTACGAACGTCCGATCCCTCACAGCCGACCGGGCATCTGTCTCTCTCCAGATGTCCGGTGGATCTTCACAGAAGTAATTAGCGGATTTTCGGTCCTCTCCGGATGACCGGTCACCGGACGTCCGTTTTCTCTCCGGGCATCCGGTACATCCTCAACAGAACATTTTTTACGGATTTCCGGTCCTCACCGGACGACCGACACATTTCAGACGTCCGGTGGTTATGTGTCTTGTACTGCTGCGTGGCCTGTGGATTCCCAGCAACCGGACGACCGGCAGCCTGTCAGACATCTGGTCCAATCTGTGTCACCGGACGTCCGGTAttgtccggacgtccgacaactCCAGTACATTAAGTGGCTCAACGGTCAGTTTTTACACTACTACTATATATAGCCTCCTCCCtccacgggataaggttgaccattcactttaaGCTTTCCAAGAACACATATCACTCCCTCTCTTGATcccctacaccaaatcctagatccccaagggattggggaacatttgagagaagttctccaatcaagtgatagatccactctgaaagatcgtggatatcgcctagaggggaggggggtgaataggcgctttaaaataattacggtttaggcttgaacaaatgcggaataaacctagcggttaatttgtcaagcacaaaacctacaacaactaggctcacctatgtgcaccaacaacttaagctaagcaagataaacaactaagtgatggcaagatatatgacaagaaacaataaggctatcacaaagtaaagtgcataagtaaagggctcggttaagagataaccgaggcacgcagagacgacgatgtatcccgaagttcacacccttgcggatgctaatctccgtttggagcggcgtggaggcacaatgctccccaagaagccactagggccaacataatctcctcacgccctcgcacaatgcaagatgccatgattccactaagggacccttgagggcggtcaccgaacccgtacaaatggcaacccttgggggcggtcaccggtacccatcaaattgctcagggcgatctccacaacctaattggagaccccgacgcttgcccggagctttacaccacaatgattgagctccgaacaccaccaaccgtctagggcacccaagcacccaagaggaacaagctcaagggtaccaagcacccaaaaGTAATAAGCTTcgtgtaacttccacgtatcaccgttgagaactcaaaccgatgcaccaaatgcaatgataagggcacacggagtgcccaagtccttctctcccaaatcccaccgaagcaactaatgctagggaggaaaatgagaggaagaacaagaaggagaacaccaagaactccaagatctagatccaaggggttcccctcacatagaggagaaagtgattggtggaaatgcggatctagatctcctctctcttttccccaaaAAACTAGCaataatccatggagggattgagagatagcaagctcggagaaggtcaacaatgggggaagaacacgagctcaaaggatgaggttgaatggggaagaagacctccttatataggagctcccgaatccaaccgttatatgctcagtccgcgcacgagcggtactatcgctcagggaagcggtactaccgcccgggcgaTAGAACACAGAGAGCGAAGCAaaacagagggcgaggcagagccgtatgagcggcactaccgctggagccagcggtactaccgttggccgcAGCGGTACTATCGCTTGGCCCAGCGGTACCAGGGgcgatggtgaaggaaatatgccctagaggcaataataaagttattatttatttccttatttcatgataaatgtttattattcatgctagaattgtattaaccggaaacataatacatgtgtgaatacatagacaaacatagtgtcactagtatgcctctacttgactagctcgtgaatcaaagatggttaagtttcctagccatagacatgagttgtcatttgattaacgggatcacatcattaggagaatgatgtgattgacttgacccattccgttagcttagcacttgatcgtttagtatgttgctattgctttcttcatgacttatacatgttcctacaactatgagattatgcaactcctgtttatcggaggaacactttgtgtgctaccaaacgtcagaacataactgggtgattataaaggagctctacaggtgtctccaaaggtacatgttgagttggcgtatttcgagattaggttttgtcactccgattgtcggagaggtatctctgggccctctcggtaatgcacatcactataagccttgcaagcaatgtagctaatgagttagttacggaatgatgcattacataacgagtaaagagacttgccggtaacgagattgaactaggtattgagataccgacgatcgaatctcgggcaagtaacataccgatgacaaagggaacaacatatgttgttatgcggtttgaccgataaagatcttcatagaatatgtaggagccaatatgagcatccaggttccgctattggttattgaccggagacgtgtctcggtcatgtctacatagttctcgaacccgtagggtccgcatgcttaaaattttagtgacggttatattatgagtttatgagttttgatgtaccgaaggttgttcgaagtcccggatatggtcacggacatgacggggagtctcgaaatggtcgagacatgaagattgatatattggaagcctatatttggatatcggaagtgttccgggtgaaatcgggattttaccggagtaccgaggggttaccggaaccccccggggggcttcatgggccatagtgggccttagtggagaaggggagaggcggctagggcagggccgcgcgcccctcccctagtccaaataggacaaggagaggggggcggcgcccccccctttccttcctctctccctcctctttccccccttctcctaatccaacaaggaagggagggagtcctactcccggtgggagtaggactcctcctggcgcacctcctcctggccggccgcacctccccccttgctcctttatatacgggggcaggtgggcacctctagacacaacaacaattgatcctagagatctattagccgtgtgcggtgcccccctccaccatattccacctcgataatatcgtagcggtgcttaggcgaagccctgcatcggttgaacatcatcatcgtcaccaccccgttgtgctgacggaactctccctcgacactcggctggaatggagttcgagggacgtcatcgagctgaacgtgtgcaagaactcggaggtgccgtgttttcggtgcttgatcggtcggccgtgaagacgtacgactacatcaaccgcgttgtgctaaccctttcgctttcggtctacgagggtacgtggacaacactctcccatctcgttgctatgcaacaccatgatcttgcgtatgcgtaggaagttttttgaaattactacgttccccaacaggtggtaGCCGCagtactaccgcacacgagcggtactaccgctcctactgctgctactactgccgctgaacctgacacgagaaaaccacgtctcgagtcgaggcggtaccagcgggGAACCGGAGTCGTACTACCacttatggccatgggcggtactaccgctgtgggacaGCGGTATTACTGCTTGTGGCGATatgcggtactgccgctccggtcCAGTGGTAC from Triticum aestivum cultivar Chinese Spring chromosome 3B, IWGSC CS RefSeq v2.1, whole genome shotgun sequence includes these protein-coding regions:
- the LOC123067433 gene encoding peroxidase 2-like, translating into MAGGRVNLAMVFLMALHGLLPPSTHAALQDGFYGTRTNCTVDVEAVVRGVVEQHVSRSADGGSGAGLIRLHFHDCFVKGCDGSVLIDPSPVNPDPEKASPANGGLRGIDVVEEAKRQLEAACPGTVSCADILAFAARDAAYVLSSGAISYDVPSGRRDGLTSDASDASQSLPPPFAQLDDLVRAFASKGFGIDELVALSGAHSIGRAHCSSFRDRIHPAVHETMDPSYGADMRSRCPEDAGAEERVAQDQATSGDLDGRYFENVLAGRVLFNSDRALIDDGGTRRMVEDNAGDQGEWAAKFAAAMRKMSELTGTGEGEIREFCHVTNRG